The sequence AAAATCCAACGCAATTAAATAAAGATATATCAAGTAAAGAAAAATCAATTACTGATTTATCAAGTACCCATTCCTTTCCATTCCATTCCCTAAATCCCTTGCCCTTTGAGCAGGGCGAAGCGGCTTCGCCGCCGGAAAGGAAAAGAACGGAAGCGAAAAGCAATAGCGCAGTAGAGATTTACAGGGAGATTATCAAGGACAATATCGAGTATGACATTCTCATTCAAGACCCCAAAATGGACAAAGACCGCCTAAATGAGATTGTTGACCTCATGCTGGAAACCGTCTGCACAGCGCGAAAGACAATCCGTATTGCCGGGGACGACTACCCCGCCGAACTGGTGAAATCCAAATTTTTGAAGCTGAACAGCAGCCATATTGAGTTTGTTTTGGATTGCATGAGGGAGAACACAACCAAAGTGCGCAACATCAAGCAGTATCTAAAAGCGGTGCTGTTCAACGCGCCGAGTACCATTGACAGCTACTATACCGCCCTTGTCAATCACGACTTATACGGCGGCGAATGAGCATAGCCGCATTTTACCGGGAAAGGAGTTGATACCTTGCAGGAGGAAGTAACCCAAAAAACGATTGCCCTATACGTCAAAGTGGGAAAAGGCGCGGCGCGGCTTACCGAACAGGCGTTGCAGAAAGCAATCCAAAAGTTTTTGGAGCAGAAAAGCAAGCCCGCGCATGGGAAACAGACCATGCGGCAGCTTATGAAGCAGAACGCGGGTGTTTCCAACATCGAGATCACCGACAGCAATATTAA comes from Christensenellaceae bacterium and encodes:
- a CDS encoding transposase, which codes for MAVFRVERNTGYTVMSNHHLRNKELSLKAKGLLSQMLSLPEDWDYTLAGLSHINREKIDAIREAVKELEKAGYIVRSRERDEKGRLRGADYVIYEQPQPREPEAATSVGQPPILDLPALENPTLENPTLEKPTQEKPTLENPTQLNKDISSKEKSITDLSSTHSFPFHSLNPLPFEQGEAASPPERKRTEAKSNSAVEIYREIIKDNIEYDILIQDPKMDKDRLNEIVDLMLETVCTARKTIRIAGDDYPAELVKSKFLKLNSSHIEFVLDCMRENTTKVRNIKQYLKAVLFNAPSTIDSYYTALVNHDLYGGE